In Arvicola amphibius chromosome 1, mArvAmp1.2, whole genome shotgun sequence, one DNA window encodes the following:
- the LOC119801842 gene encoding PRAME family member 8-like, which yields MSVQTPPTLMQLARKALLRNEALTISALEKLPTELFPGLFKDAFHGRHARVVKAMVEAWPFPCLPVGTLMKTPNLETFLALLDGIDTYLDRRFHPRREELQVLDLREVHYDFWRIWTGREGGDSAAETVAEKQVVKVLPRYALRRRLKVMVELCLWPRMREEQACFLQWAHQRKDSLQLLCTKMKIKVMPTCTIKALLNFQPQHVEELDLYLVYDMSSLECFAPCLGQMRSLRKLSLTFIVQNTLRFGNRTTDTEEECATTLISQFSKFNRLQHLFLTGVCFLRNHMEQLLRCLTTPLETLATTGFHLSQRDLDCFPLCHSLCQLKHLDMSGVVLLTLYLMPLRVLLENVADTLQSLDLQNCRMKDSHLTVLIPALSQCSQLTKLNLYDNDFSMPILKDLLHHTANLRKLSVEQYPVPLQCYDESGYISVERFSHLCHELMDILRARRQPKGISFATHTCRKCAARCVYDLTPRLCFCWP from the exons ATGAGTGTTCAGACCCCACCCACACTCATGCAGCTGGCACGGAAGGCTCTGCTGAGGAATGAGGCCTTGACTATCTCTGCTCTGGAGAAACTGCCCACGGAGCTCTTCCCAGGCCTCTTCAAGGATGCCTTCCATGGCAGACATGCTAGGGTTGTGAAGGCAATGGTGGAGGCCTGGCCTTTCCCCTGCCTCCCTGTGGGGACGTTGATGAAGACTCCCAACTTGGAAACCTTCCTGGCTCTGCTAGATGGCATAGACACCTATCTGGACAGAAGGTTTCATCCCAG GAGGGAGGAACTTCAGGTGCTCGACCTGAGGGAAGTGCACTATGATTTCTGGAGAATATGGACCGGAAGAGAGGGTGGGGACAGCGCTGCAGAGACTGTGGCAGAGAAGCAAGTAGTGAAGGTCCTTCCCAGATATGCACTGAGGAGGCGTCTGAAGGTCATGGTTGAACTCTGCCTTTGGCCCAGAATGAGGGAAGAACAAGCATGCTTCCTGCAGTGGGCCCATCAGAGAAAAGACTCCCTACAGCTCCTGTGTACGAAGATGAAGATCAAGGTAATGCCTACATGCACTATCAAAGCGCTCTTGAATTTCCAGCCACAGCACGTTGAGGAACTGGACCTGTACTTGGTGTATGATATGTCCTCCCTGGAATGTTTCGCTCCCTGCCTCGGCCAGATGAGAAGTCTTCGCAAACTCTCCCTGACTTTTATCGTTCAGAACACTTTGAGATTTGGCAACAGgacaacagacacagaagaggAGTGTGCCACGACATTGATTTCTCAGTTCTCCAAGTTTAACCGTCTGCAACATCTGTTCTTAACTGGGgtctgttttctgagaaaccacatgGAACAGTTACTCAG GTGCCTGACAACCCCCTTGGAGACTCTCGCCACCACTGGCTTCCATCTGTCACAGCGCGACTTGGATTGCTTCCCCTTGTGTCACAGTCTCTGTCAGCTTAAACATCTGGACATGAGTGGTGTGGTATTATTGACCTTATATCTTATGCCACTCCGAGTTCTGTTAGAGAATGTGGCAGACACTCTGCAGTCCCTGGACTTGCAGAATTGTAGGATGAAGGACTCTCACCTCACTGTCCTCATCCCTGCCCTCAGCCAGTGCTCACAGCTCACTAAGTTAAATTTGTATGACAATGACTTCTCTATGCCCATCCTGAAGGACCTTTTGCACCACACAGCCAACTTGAGGAAGTTGAGTGTGGAACAGTACCCTGTTCCTCTGCAGTGCTATGATGAGTCAGGTTACATCTCTGTAGAGAGATTTTCCCATCTTTGCCATGAACTCATGGATATACTCAGAGCCAGAAGGCAGCCCAAGGGTATCTCCTTTGCTACCCATACCTGCCGTAAATGTGCTGCGCGCTGTGTGTATGACCTGACACCCAGACTTTGTTTTTGCTGGCCATAA